The window CAAGAGCTCTATTCCCTCAGAACAGCCTTTGTGCCGTTACTAGGtctttgacatttttttaaagcaacagaaTGTAGTTCTAGATGTCACAGATATTACAGCATATTTACTTACAgttcaagtattttatttgcttcagtGGGTTTTCTTCAAGCTCCCCAGTCTCCTCCACCTGCTTGTCTGCAGAGTAACTTCAACTCTATGCCTGTAGCTTAAGTATATGAAGCTGAACTTGAATTACACTAACAAAAGTGTCCCATTCAATGATAAATATCAAACTTGCAGAGAGCATAGGATACCTGAGACATGATGTAACGTATGAAATATCCTACTGAATATGGTAGGATGAATAAATAAGAACGAACAGAATTCACCATGGCTGGGATTAGTCCAGGCTCTTCTCTATTCTTACACCGAGAGACACGaggcaaaaaaagaacatcTGAAAAACCTGCTGTACGCTACTTCATGTCAAACCACACCCAGTAGCTGGAAATCATACCTGTGTCCCAAGTAATCTTTAATTCCACTTTAAGTGTTTACCACTATGTAAAATCCACCGTTAAGCTAAAAACTTCATACTATATATTAACAGCCTATCTGAAAAGATGACGTGCAGCAAGGacaattatctttaaaattaaatttaatcaGAGAGGGCATCTCACCCTTAGCAGATTTAAAGTTATTCTATTCAATTACTGACAAATCCATCAAATATGTCCCTTAGAGGTcctaaggaaataaatattcagtgCAGATAATTCTATCAGGGAAAAAGCGTTCCTATCTCCCCaagagaataaaacaatgtcACAAGAACTGATTTTCAATCTTgtataataaaaaagcaatttgcCACAAGACCTTTCACACCCATTTGTTAAAGTAACCCAGAAACTTATTTATTAGTGATAGACTAGAAACACACAATCAATTTTTACAAAGTTTTAATTACTAAGAAAATTgcactttgcatttcattcagATTAAACAAATACTACTAGACAAGTCTGCCTCCAAGATAATAAGGCAAACAGCAAGAAGTAAGCCACAGCTTCTTCTAAcgcaaacaaagaaaaaaacctctttatgTGAGCTGGAGTCCTACCCTTTCCAGTTTGCTCAGACTTGCCCCTTCCTTCGTGTATGTTTTACCATGTTATTGACATAGcgcaagactttttttttctttgctgacgTACTAACACTAGACAAAGCTCTCTTTCATCAAGTAGTCAACTGTGCTTGAACACCAGACTACCAAAAAACCAGCAATACTAGATACTATGCAGTCTTCTATAGCTAGATTACAAACTGCTGCTTCTTAGAGTAGGAATCACAGTATCTGTAAATTGAATCTTTTACTGGAATATCAATACTAAGAGTCTCCACATAAACCAGCAATACAAAGTTTTGTCATTACATCAAATCCACTGTATTTGATACTTTTACTAAATGTATACCCAACTGGTATTAGAGACGCTGACAAAATGAGAAGGAACTCGACATAACACCAGAAATGGCAGGTTTTTACTTTCCAGAAGAGTGAAGGTAGTTACACTGTATTGATGATCAGTGTTTCACTCTAGCTTCCTAGATGGTTCTAAGTTgaagttttaaatgcaaactcCATTTCCCAATAAACTCAAGCATTTTTTGCAATAGATCAAATGTTAGAAGAGTACTTTTTCTGCCATTCAGTTTGATACAacacacactggaaaaaaaacccaaacctaaaaaccaaaaccaccacacacaGCTCTACACAGACAACTGAAGTCTACTCAGACACACAGCCAGCAAGCTTTACTGAAACTAAGCATTTCGTGGTGATCCGAAATAAAGATGAATGTTCAGAGCTACACCTTTCTAAGTGCAAAGCTATCTGTGATGATTAGAAATAGCTAGAGTAAGCTTTGAGAGCAACGTAAAAAgcctgggggaggggaaaaaaaaaccaaaccaagtcCAAAGCAGTTTGAGCAAGTCTTTATTGTTCTACTCCAATAACTAGAAATAACAAGACAAACTAATTCCCCAATTCTTTTTGTCAAAATGTTGGGGCATGATGGTATGCAGCCCTCAAAAAAGGCatgctttgaaaaaggaaaaataaaaagttatttttgtgatttGTGCCTCGCACCAAACTTGAATGACCCTGAGAGAAGTCTGTACAGACAAGTCACTGGAAAGATTTATGTGCAGCTTGTTAGATCTGTTTCCCACCCCCCTTCGTGTTATTGCTCTGCAAATGGAGGAATGTTTTAGCAAGTGTTAATCTTGACTAAAATCCATCATAAAGAGTGCTACaatattgctttttattacaaataGCCAAAACgcctttgaaaatataaatgtgtaAAACAATCAACTGACTGTACAGTGCATTTACAGTACACAATCCAGAAAGTAACATGCAGTGTAAAGAACTGCTTTATACATTAGCCCTTGGCCACAAAGAACTTGGCAGTACTACTACAACTTTAATGACTatagagttaaaaaaaataattaaaaaccaaaaatctcaGTTACATCTAAGTTTACCATGAGACTGGGATACATACATCCTTGTACAAGGAACAGCAACTTTTAACTAGAAACTGTCATCATGCTGTAATTCTTAGAAGGGCTGGATCTGCCAATTCTCCACTCCTCCTTACAGCTGGTCCTACTCTCCAGCGGTTTGGTCGTCTTCCCGCCAGGCTGGGGACTTTCGTAAAGGACACAGATAGACCCATCTTCACCTATGCGATATGACACTTCGAAAGGGTCGACCCAAAGAGTTAATTCGCTGGGTAAGAGCTGGAAGAGTCTCTCGTGGCTCAGTCCAATCATCCCCGCTGCCTTTCCTATCAAGGGGTCCATCTTATGGTTGATCCTAATGCACCGGTACCCGGAGCCCTTGGAGGGCACCAGGGGGAACCAGTGGTGCTTGTAGTGCTCTGCGGGAGGGAACAAAGAGGAGCTTTACCGCGGCCCCAGCGCCCCACCGCCCTTCAGCCCCGCGGAGGCTGCGCTCCGCCGGACTCCCGCGGGGCacaggcggcggcggcagctgCAGCGCCGGCCGGCCGACCGGCCGGACCGGGGaggcccccccccgccgcgcgggctcccgccgcccccgctcACCGCGCAGCGCCTCCTGCAGGCACTCCCGGAAGCACCGCAGCTGCTCCTCGCCGATACCGCCGGCGGCCCGCAGGAGGCGGGTGACGAACGCCGCCGCCGTGGAGATCTCGGTCCTCATGGCCGCCCCGGCCGGCGCGCACCTCCCCGCCGttgccgctgccgccgccccggcccgctgccagcgccgccgcgcccgccccggcccggcccccgcgcctCCGGCCAATGGCGGCGCCGCGCAGCAGCCGCATCACACGGcggcgccccgccccggccccccgcacGGGCGGGCAGGCCGAGGCCCCgttggcggcggcgggcgcggggcggggcagcCTCGGCGACCGCGGGCGGCCATTGggccgccgcccgggccgggccgtgtttgttttgctggcggaggggcggggccttCCCGCCGAGGGGCGGGGCAGAGCACGCCCACCGGGGGAGGAAGCGGCGGGCCGGGACAGCGCCCCGCTGCCTTCCCCGCCGGGCGCGACGCTCGGTCCGCCACGCGTAACGATCAGTAGCAGCGCTTCGACCGGCGAAACACGACTGCACCCCGGAGCACCACGCCTGGGCTTCGCTCTGCCACGCCGCGAGTCTCCACCGGGCCAGCGGCCGGCCCTGCTCCGCGTCCCACCTCAGTCGCTGTGCATCCGCTGAACACCGGCTGCTCCCTGGCAGCGTACGGCTTCCGTGCTTGTTCCTCTCCCCCTCATCCTCAGGGTTCCTCCTCTGTAGGTCTTTCTTACGACGCAAGAGGAAGAACAGGTTAAACACAGGTTTCCTGTTCGGCATTTGCAGCTTTGGCTGCACACACTCCACCGCGTCTCTCCGCTTGCCCACGGGGAGCACCACATTCCTACCCCAGGCTACGGCAGTTCCTCTCATTTCCTGACAACCCTGACCACCCTCAGACATCCACTCCATCACTAGCAGCATTCCAGGCAGACGGGGCGGTTATCTTGCCTTCTGCCCTTTTCACTCTCATTTCCCAAGACCCAACGTGAGCAAAATCTAGAAATACCTCGCCATCTCTTTAGATGTACAACTCCATGGCCAAGACGCTCCCACACAACAGAGCAGCACGAAAGAGACCCCACCGTCACTTAGCTATGCACAAAACCAGTTTTCAGTAAGAACGATGCAAGAACCTATAGGTTATTTTCAGGAAGAGAGGTGGTCCAGAAAGCATCGGTTCTCTTTTCAAAGCCTATTTACCTGCAAGGGGTTGGGAATTCAGCACActtgaaaaatacatgcaagaGTTAAGTAACTGAATTCTGTTTAGTGTATGAACTACACAAATTTGCTGCCGAACGTATTGCAGTGAAAGGATGCATCTTTGGCCTGTATTTAGAGTAATGAATTGCATCTTTCGAGTATGATACTTGCCAgtctggaaagatttttttgttgttagaAACAAAGACAAGCCTAATGCTTATTTGTGCATGAAAAGAGCTGTATGTACATCACACACATATCCAGCTTCTCAACTGGCCCTGCAGGCGATGTGGCAGATACCACCAAGAGGAACACAAATGGCTGGACTGAGCAGCATTTTTGTGGGGCACAAAGGTTGGAGCTGGGTAAGTGTTTAGTTCAACAGTTTGTCTTATTCTGATTAATAAAGTACATGGCTCATTCAAGACAAGGAACTTTGCTGATGACTCATTAGCATCATCATTGCTGAGCCTCTGAGTTTGAGGAATAACTACAATTCATCTCTTGACGATAAGAGTTTTCTCTTGACAACAGTTGTCCTGGCAAGTCAGTTTTCCCCCCAAGAGCTCCAAAACAGTAACTGTCAGTAACCCAACAGACTCGGTTCCTCCACACAACTGCCAACGTCAGCCGAGTTTCACAACAGTTTCAGTGACATGGATGCTGACTCAGCACAGTGCAGTAAGAGTGGCAATATTCTTCAgctattttaaagcttttaaaaagtggcTGCGTTGGGGAATCTTGGCTATACCTGAGTTTACAAAAAGCTTTCTCTCTAGTTCAAAGACTAAACACAAACTTTTTTCCCTCAGCCTTGAAGTTCTGTTCACAAGTGATTCTTcctatcacttttttttcctcaagaacAGTGACTAAGGTCAGGATTTTATCACCAGGACTGCCTGCAGTCATAACTGAACACAATTCTCAAAAAGCAGTCCTCTGTCAAGAGTTCATGCAATGCcccaaccatttttttttcctcctggccTTATTTAAATACATCCTCTCCCTTCACTAGTTTTGTGTCTTAAACccactttggggaaaaaaaaaagttgatttctTTACACTGTTGGCTGGGTTCTAAGACTCTATATTCTCCTTTGTTAAAAGGAAGCTAACCACACCTTTATTCTTCTCCAAGGCCTGCCATATGCCAGAGAGCTGGAGGACCCCTTCTTCAGAAGGATCTCACCTTTGAGGAAATGAAGTAATATCTTGTTTCCCCAATTGCACATCTTACCCTTTTCACCTTCCTTGCCTCTCAGCTTTAAGAACCTGACATCACCTGTAGTTCACCAGCTGCAAAAGCCATGCCCAGGGAGttaagggaaagggagaaaaaaagccttgtCTGTAGACCTTTAAAAATTAGATCCAGTTTTGCTACTATTTAGAGATTACCAGAGAGTACTCATTCATCAGTAGAAGTGTGAAGAAAAAACTCAGTCTGGCTAGTGTTTAGGTGTTACTAAGAACCAGTTTAACACAGGTTTAGAATTTACAGAAACTCTCCCCAAACCTCTGTCCCTTTAATCTAAAGGTCAACAGTCATCAAGGCTGTAATTACAGGGATATAGGAGAACAGTTTGTCACAGAGCCAAACCTCATTCCACACAGGAAGAGTTCCCAGGGGAATGCCCAGTTACCTGCAATAGCAGAACAGACAGTTTGTTCATTAAACTATTAGTGAACTGCAGTTCATTTTTGCTAGATTCTGCCACCCGGTACGTTGAAACATTCAAGTAAAAGTCTCATTACATTTACAATTAAAGCTTCTTCAGActctttctgtttaaatctATTTCAAGAAAGCAAGTTCCTATCCAATTTGGACAAAGCTATTTGTAACAGTATGACAGCATTAGGACTCATGTAGTGCCTCCTTACTTAAGGTTACTCAATTAGGATGATTAAGACTTCTCGCCCTCCCTTTCCTCTAATAGGAAGCAACAGGACCAAGACAAAAGGGCCAAGAACCTCAAATGACAAAACTATAGACATTTGTCCAAAACTCAGATGCTATCACCTAGTTTGACAGTCCCACTTAACAGCTTAACTAGAGTATAATTCTGTATGCCATTTTATAGCCTAACCAAAGAGattcttaaacaaacaaaaaataatctttcaccTCCTCTTCAAGAAGAGACAGCGGATTTctgtgctgcctcctcctctcacTCACAGCTGCTAGCTCTAGACTACCTCCTTTGCTAATCAAGTCTCGGATCTGGATCAAGATGCTATTTTATTAGAACAAATCTTCACTGAAGTCCAGTTGCATTTCAGTACCTCAAACTTTAGAAGTTaagctaaaaaaattaatctctgctGGTACGTGCACATATCAGTCATCCAATTACTTCagtcttattttatttagtgttttGAGAATCAGAACACAAaccccatttctccagctttggAGACTTCACTAGTAAAGCTACCCAGGTACACAGGGACCATATCACCCCACATTTGAGCAGACACAATCATGACTTGCTAGTTAAGTTATGtgaaagtcattaaaaaaaataagactgaGCCTGCATTACTCGGTCTAGACCACTATTCCTGCACAACAAAATTTTACCATTGCTTTAAGACAAGCTCTGAGTTTATTCTGCATGTTCTGTCAGGTGCTTATCTCAAACACTTCCCCACCTTATTCACAACCCTTCCCTTTCATTTGTGAAATACAGACTTCTCCTACCGTAACTACACTGCATGACTTCAAAGCCTCTAACACCTGACAGCACTATCACAAACACAGTAAGACAGCTACTTGTTTCcagattcattaaaataatggaCAAAGAAACAATGCTTGCATTGAAGTAAATTATGAAATTCTTACTAGTATTCAGAACAAACATAACATTACTGTTAACAGCACCAAGAACTGTACAAATACAGACATAAGTTATTAAACTTAATGCTTAATTATGCTAAAGAGCTTCTCCCTTCCAGGCTGCATGTGCCCATATGAATATACACACAAATTCCCAATTATATACAGTCTGATTTTACTGTCAGTCAGACAAGGCTCTGCTAAAGCCAGGACAGATATTAAGGGATCTGGTTTTAACTCGCTTATGAGAAACTTCAGCAAAGATCAGAGTAGAAAAGCTTTCTAAGCAAGAAAATAGAAGGTAGTTCAAAATACTGCAAGAGtaaaaagttaatgttttaaCATTGCTAGCACAGACTAATGCTCACTAGATTGAGGTCTGGCACCTGGATCCACTAGTCCCAAGTAGACCACTCAATTGAAATAAGGTAAGAAGGTCTGgctacaaaaataaagagatgCCACAGTTGTCAGGTAATGTTAAAGTCACATTTTGATTTCCTGTGTTCTCCTCCATGAGTTTCACATTTAAGGCTCAAGGTAAGCaagccacagaaaaacaaaaagaaattaataggTAGGTATGTATTTGACTTTCATCTCCCTGCCAGAAAATGCTTGCACAGGCAGtagtatttaaaacaaactctgGGAAGGGTACATCAAGAAACTAGTTATGTGCCAATTATTAAGCTAACCATTTATGTAAATAGGCTGTTTTAGAGAGTACTGGGGGTTCCAATAACACAGCACTGGATATGGTAATTAAACAACAATTTGGAAACACTGTACCAGCACAATTTATCAGTAGCCGttgaaatatgttatttttcattagaaacaaattttaagTACTCgtacacagagga of the Ciconia boyciana chromosome 11, ASM3463844v1, whole genome shotgun sequence genome contains:
- the LOC140658060 gene encoding protein BTG1-like, with product MRTEISTAAAFVTRLLRAAGGIGEEQLRCFRECLQEALREHYKHHWFPLVPSKGSGYRCIRINHKMDPLIGKAAGMIGLSHERLFQLLPSELTLWVDPFEVSYRIGEDGSICVLYESPQPGGKTTKPLESRTSCKEEWRIGRSSPSKNYSMMTVSS